A stretch of DNA from Roseovarius faecimaris:
AGAACCGCCGCAAAGACCGGCATGGAGGCGAAGATAAAGACCACATTGGCGACACTCGTATTGGTCACCGCCAGAACGAAACCGGGCGTCGTGGACCCGATCAGAAACATGTAGAGCCAGCCGGGCCAGCCGCTGCCCAGCACCTCTCGAAACCCGCGCAGCCCCTGCACCGCCAAGAGCCCCAGCAGGATCAGCACACCCGAGGACATGCCGCGCCAGAAGGCGGTCGTCATCGGCTCGGCCACGATCAGCCGCACGAACAGGCTGTCAGGCACCACAAAAAGCACCCCCAGCGTCGTGATCAGCAATCCCTTTGCGTGATCGTTCATGGCCTAGCCCCCCGCCGCCTGCCAGTCGCGGATCGCCTCCAGCGGCGCGAGCAGCATGATGATATTCAGAGCCAGCCCGTCGCGGATGATCGCCATCGTCAAAAGCTCGAACCCGATCACGATCGCCACGCTCGCCCAGACCGGCAAGCGCATGCTGAGCCAGAAGCCCAGCACCATGGCCAGCATATCCATCACCGAGTTGAGCACGCTGTCGCCGAAATAATCGAGCGAGATCGTCACCTCGCGATAGCGCTCGATCACGGCGTCGGTGTTCTCCAAGATCTCCCAGGCGGCCTCGACCGCCATCGCCACGACCAGCCGCCAGCCCACATCCATCCGCCGCGCCACCAGCCACAGGATCGCGTAGAAGATGAACCCGTGCAGCAGATGGCTCGGCGTGTACCAGTCAAAGAATTGCTGCGACCCTTCCGACGTGCCCACCGTCCCCCACAGGTCGACCCCACAGGCACACCACGGCACCCGCCCCATACCCAGCAGGATAAGTGCGGTGGCCACCACCATCAGCGCGGTGATCACATAAGGGGTGCGGTTGGACGCTGTCATGCGCGCACTCAACCATGCAGGTCTGCCCTTGTCCATCCGCTCTCGCCATCGGCGCGCTGTTTGGTCTAAGCTGCGGACGACCACGCCAAGGGAGCCGCGCCTCATGCCGAACGCCGCGCTGATTCACCTGATCGCCATGAGCCTTGTCTTTGCTTTCTGGGCCTTTCTGATGTTCCGCATGCTCTGGCGTCTCACCCGCCGCTCGCTTGACAAGCAGGCCAAGACCGGCGGCGGCTATTTCACCTGGGTCGGCCATTCCCTGCGCAGCTTCGGCGAGGCCGCCACCTCTGCCCAGGACGGCCCCATGCGGCGGCAGCTCCTGTGGGTGACGCTGGCGATGATTGCCCTGATTGCCCTCTATCCCCTCACCGTCGGCCTGGCCCGGTAACAGCAGCAAAAGGAGCCTACATGCCTGCGCCTCTCAACCCCTTCAAAGCCGCCCTCGCCCGGGGCGAGCGACAAATCGGCTGCTGGGCCGCATTTGCCGACGCCTATGCCACCGAATTGCTGGCCACCGCCGGGTTCGACTGGCTGGTGATCGACGGCGAACACGCACCCAACGACCTGCCCACCATCACCCGGCAATTGCAGGCACTGCATGGCTATGACAGCCACGCGGTCGTGCGCCTGCCCATGGGCGAGGCCTGGGCGATCAAGCAGGTGCTGGATGCAGGCGCGCAAACCCTGCTGATCCCTCTGGTGGAAAGCGCCGAAGAGGCCGCCACCCTTGTGCGCGCCATGCGGTATCCTCCCGACGGCATTCGCGGCTCCGGCGCGGCTCTGGCGCGGGCCTCCGGCTTTTCCTCGATCCCCGATTACACGAAGACGGCCAATGACCAGATGTGCCTTCTGGTGCAGGTCGAGACGGTGGCGGGTCTTGATGCCCTGGACGACATCCTGACGGTCGAAGGCGTGGACGGGGTATTTATCGGCCCTTCCGATCTTGCCGCCGATATGGGCTATCTCGGAGCCAAATCCGACGCGCCCGTGCAGG
This window harbors:
- a CDS encoding aldolase/citrate lyase family protein gives rise to the protein MPAPLNPFKAALARGERQIGCWAAFADAYATELLATAGFDWLVIDGEHAPNDLPTITRQLQALHGYDSHAVVRLPMGEAWAIKQVLDAGAQTLLIPLVESAEEAATLVRAMRYPPDGIRGSGAALARASGFSSIPDYTKTANDQMCLLVQVETVAGLDALDDILTVEGVDGVFIGPSDLAADMGYLGAKSDAPVQDAIRDALGRIAASGKPAGCLSMDHDQARQYVDWGAQFIAVGIDVLMLAQTARATAARWRDG
- a CDS encoding DUF2585 family protein, with amino-acid sequence MTASNRTPYVITALMVVATALILLGMGRVPWCACGVDLWGTVGTSEGSQQFFDWYTPSHLLHGFIFYAILWLVARRMDVGWRLVVAMAVEAAWEILENTDAVIERYREVTISLDYFGDSVLNSVMDMLAMVLGFWLSMRLPVWASVAIVIGFELLTMAIIRDGLALNIIMLLAPLEAIRDWQAAGG